A single region of the Nicotiana sylvestris chromosome 6, ASM39365v2, whole genome shotgun sequence genome encodes:
- the LOC104248936 gene encoding uncharacterized protein, which yields MVEIRGMLQQLIGTNNKVQEKLPVHDSTIKNIETQLGQLSMSLNNHPQGTLPADTNINPKDQNPNQLMAVSLRNGRDLDREQDIAQASKDTTPATPVQLEVEEPTELTKVVVEQSQEEKGKDKMNEQVAEQVAPLVPENSNREKPTSNAQSMIPAPFPQRLVKQKKADQYMKFMEMLRQIQLNIPLMDALREMPDYAKMMKDLISRKFDFQDLSTVTLTQTCNAVVAKPMTQKMLNPGSFTIPCTIGSYAFAKALCDLGASINLMSLAVYTKLGIGRARTTSMLLQLADRTVKRPTGILDDVLVQVGKFVFPADFVILDC from the coding sequence ATGGTGGAAATCAGGGGTATGCTTCAGCAACTCATTGGGACAAATAATAAAGTGCAGGAAAAATTGCCAGTGCATGATTCAACCATAAAGAATATTGAAACGCAGCTGGGTCAGCTGTCCATGTCTTTGAACAACCATCCTCAGGGAACTTTGCCTGCAGACACAAACATAAACCCCAAGGACCAAAACCCGAATCAGCTGATGGCAGTAAGTCTTcggaatgggagagatttagaTAGAGAGCAGGATATTGCACAAGCCAGCAAGGACACTACACCAGCCACTCCAGTTCAATTAGAGGTAGAGGAGCCAACAGAACTTACTAAAGTGGTGGTTGAGCAGAGTCAGGAGGAAAAAGGCAAAGATAAGATGAATGAGCAAGTTGCAGAAcaggtggcacctcttgtgccagaaaaTTCTAACAGAGAGAAGCCAACAAGCAATGCACAAAGCATGATACCTGCACCCTTCCCTCAAAGACTGGTCAAACAAAAGAAGGCAGACCAATATATGAAGTTCATGGAGATGCTGCGtcaaattcagttgaatattccttTGATGGATGCCTTGAGGGAGATGCCCGACTATGCTAAGATGATGAAAGATCTAATCTCACGgaagtttgattttcaggatcTATCCACTGTAACTTTGACACAGACCTGCAACGCAGTGGTGGCAAAACCGATGACTCAAAAGATGTTGAACCCAGGTAGCTTCACTAttccatgcacaattggaagttatgcctttgcaaaggcgttgtgtgatttgggagccagcataaatttgatgtcgCTGGCTGTGTACACCAAACTGGGCATTGGTAGAGCTAGGACAACTTCGATGCTGCTACAGTTGGCTGACCGCACAGTGAAGAGGCCCACTGGtattcttgatgatgtgttggtacaaGTGGGGAAGTTCGTGTTCCCAGCAGACTTTGTTATCTTGGATTGTTAG